In one Thermanaerovibrio velox DSM 12556 genomic region, the following are encoded:
- a CDS encoding response regulator transcription factor: MRLLIVEDNEDLCQLLKEGFEEEGHSVDTAGDGKTAFEMAVNGGYDCIVLDVMLPEMDGFQVLDRLRDEGCNTPVIMLTAKDSIEDRVRGLEQGADDYLTKPFDFKELMARVNALVRRSSDQRRSMLKCGPLTLDPVARECRVGDIRIPLRRREFDILELLMRYENQVFSRDKIISHVWQKEYDGTSNVVDVHIKYLRDKLRPFNLDMMVVTVRGVGYKVTNPDGD; this comes from the coding sequence ATGAGGCTTCTAATCGTTGAGGATAATGAGGACCTCTGTCAGCTTCTCAAAGAGGGCTTCGAGGAGGAAGGCCATTCGGTTGATACCGCAGGGGATGGTAAGACCGCGTTTGAAATGGCGGTAAACGGCGGTTACGACTGCATAGTCCTTGACGTGATGCTTCCGGAGATGGATGGATTTCAGGTGTTGGACCGGTTGCGGGACGAGGGTTGCAATACCCCAGTGATCATGCTTACCGCAAAGGATTCCATAGAGGACCGGGTTAGGGGATTGGAGCAGGGAGCGGATGATTACCTCACCAAGCCCTTTGATTTTAAGGAGCTCATGGCCAGGGTGAACGCATTGGTAAGGCGCAGTTCCGACCAGCGGAGGTCCATGCTAAAGTGCGGTCCGCTGACCTTGGATCCGGTGGCTAGGGAGTGCCGGGTGGGGGACATACGGATACCCCTTCGTCGCAGGGAGTTCGACATATTGGAGCTTCTGATGCGATACGAGAACCAAGTATTCAGCAGGGACAAGATAATATCCCACGTATGGCAGAAAGAGTACGACGGGACCAGCAATGTGGTGGACGTACACATAAAGTACCTCAGGGACAAGCTGCGTCCTTTCAACTTGGACATGATGGTGGTGACCGTGCGGGGAGTTGGTTACAAGGTCACCAATCCAGATGGTGATTAA